A window of Panicum virgatum strain AP13 chromosome 8K, P.virgatum_v5, whole genome shotgun sequence contains these coding sequences:
- the LOC120644787 gene encoding putative disease resistance protein RGA1, translating into MIGVEAAAVSAVASGVLKIVGNKLAPLVIERYSSVVGVTKDVEELRILVEEINSWLERAQGQAMWDDASLNWLKQLKDVAYAVDDVIDEFQLKAEKHDAGGENGSGTVSKYMCTKLKSLNFQCNMANKIKSIKRSFAAIVKQRTDFSAIANSLPQVGHPVIDMNETAANMPFLPNVDVASVLGRDQEKHQIISKLTETNEQQRIKIVSIIGLGGSGKTTLAKLVFNDGNIIEKHYEVRLWVHVSQEFDIKKLIKRLFEAIADKDPGQHALPYMSNKISDKLTGKRFLVVLDDVWTECRIQWENLMVYLHSGAHGSGILLTTRSREVAETVESTDQLDMPFLSPSDSWQLFQQSLVMPREGLEFEFEQVGKEIAKICGGVPLAIKVLAGALRGKERIEEWHAMRDSNLLDIGGEEHGVSVSACLRLSYFHLSTHLKQCFTICSVFPKGHKFDKDQLIDLWIAHDMIKPDAGVNYLDYIGHRYFTSLVQMSFLQDVEEEDGRVTCRMHDLVHDLARSILGDEISLVIPEETSSKKCYRYFSLIGQPENLSSTERYRYYPFIEQPEEIVSRAKNLAHENLLQKVRSIYINKGDDVVFGKAMKNARHLRSVTVESIFKTTVLTHILQVRNLKYLHISRLYCAELPEVISDIWSLQVLHITSNYLVKLPKYIGKLQKLRMLNLWRCTQLKCLPDSIGDCQMISSIDLCNCSEFTLLPNSIGRNKKLRVLRLGKTKIERLPSTVTTLRNLEYLDLHNCSEVVELPEGIGNLDNLQVLNISACEKLGPMPIGIGHLSRLQKLSLFVVGQDEKSAPLSELEKVGRNSDHLTIRGIARVMDPDDAHMACLKEKKNLHFLKLDWGRYDEGHVNVNPEIEEAVLDGLQPPSGLKELKIDGYSGRRYARWMLNQVGGGVQGLPYFPFLRVMKLYNFPNLKHLHGLVEMTGLEELELQEMPSLQSITGGPFPSLVKLVLNKLASLGEVWMVAERTVPTGEEGEGCSNCSTHLGQVRVGTCISHLDIHDCPNLKVKPYLPLSLQRLWLLRRSEQLLESPDQCQGSSSSSPFSFSHLKKLELWGMTGLGPGRGWKLLQHMTAVESLEICHSGALAELPESLRSLASIESLLLCSCSAIRMLPEWLGELRSLQKLTIESCDRLSTLPESMGRLASLRVLKIGWCDELQELPECLGELCSLSKLDISKLPRLTCLPESLCDLTSLEELKIWSCKGIRSLPQGIKGLASLQRLWISDCRDLERRCRREYGGEDWHLISHIPHLDIW; encoded by the coding sequence ATGATTGGTGTGGAAGCTGCTGCCGTATCTGCTGTAGCATCTGGAGTATTGAAGATTGTAGGCAACAAGTTAGCTCCGCTGGTAATAGAAAGGTACAGCTCTGTAGTGGGTGTCACAAAAGATGTCGAGGAGCTTCGGATTCTAGTTGAGGAGATAAACTCTTGGCTGGAAAGGGCACAAGGTCAAGCTATGTGGGATGATGCATCACTTAATTGGCTCAAACAGTTGAAAGATGTTGCTTATGCTGTTGATGATGTTATCGATGAGTTCCAACTGAAGGCTGAGAAACATGATGCAGGTGGTGAAAATGGTAGCGGTACTGTGTCCAAATATATGTGCACAAAACTGAAATCATTGAATTTTCAATGCAACATGGCGAACAAGATCAAGTCAATTAAGAGGAGTTTTGCTGCAATTGTGAAGCAAAGAACTGACTTCAGTGCAATAGCTAATAGCTTACCACAAGTTGGTCATCCTGTTATTGATATGAATGAGACTGCCGCCAACATGCCATTCTTGCCCAATGTGGATGTGGCATCGGTACTAGGAAGAGACCAAGAAAAGCACCAAATTATATCTAAACTCACAGAGACTAATGAGCAACAAAGAATCAAGATTGTTTCCATCATTGGACTTGGTGGCTCTGGGAAAACTACACTGGCTAAATTAGTTTTCAATGATGGTAACATTATAGAGAAGCATTATGAAGTTCGACTATGGGTCCATGTATCACAAGAGTTTGATATCAAAAAACTCATCAAGAGACTGTTTGAAGCTATAGCTGATAAAGATCCTGGACAGCATGCCTTGCCGTATATGAGCAACAAAATCTCAGACAAGTTGACTGGAAAGAGGTTTCTTGTTGTGTTGGATGACGTTTGGACAGAGTGCCGGATTCAATGGGAAAATCTCATGGTGTATCTGCATAGTGGTGCACATGGAAGTGGGATTTTACTAACCACTCGCAGTAGAGAAGTTGCTGAAACAGTTGAATCCACAGACCAACTTGACATGCCATTCTTATCTCCGAGTGACAGCTGGCAACTGTTCCAACAAAGCTTAGTAATGCCTAGGGAAGGTTTGGAGTTTGAATTTGAACAGGTTGGAAAAGAGATCGCGAAAATATGTGGTGGGGTGCCACTAGCAATTAAGGTTCTTGCAGGTGCCCTACGTGGGAAGGAACGGATAGAAGAGTGGCATGCCATGAGAGACAGCAACTTGTTAGATATTGGAGGTGAAGAACATGGTGTATCGGTATCTGCATGCTTGAGGTTGAGCTATTTCCATTTGTCAACTCATCTGAAGCAGTGCTTCACAATTTGTTCAGTGTTTCCCAAAGGTCACAAGTTTGACAAAGACCAACTGATTGACCTATGGATTGCTCATGACATGATCAAACCCGATGCTGGCGTTAATTACTTGGATTATATTGGCCACAGGTACTTTACTTCTCTTGTGCAAATGTCTTTTTTACaagatgtggaagaagaagatgggagAGTGACATGTaggatgcatgatttggttcaTGACCTTGCCCGGTCCATCTTGGGTGATGAAATTTCACTTGTCATACCAGAGGAAACTAGTTCCAAAAAGTGCTATAGATACTTTTCTTTGATTGGACAGCCAGAAAATCTTAGTTCCACAGAGAGGTATAGATACTATCCATTCATTGAACAACCAGAAGAGATTGTGTCGCGGGCGAAAAATCTTGCACATGAAAATCTTCTTCAGAAAGTACGCTCTATATATATTAATAAGGGGGACGATGTAGTATTTGGCAAGGCAATGAAGAATGCAAGACACTTGCGCAGTGTCACCGTGGAATCCATCTTTAAAACAACAGTACTCACCCATATATTGCAGGTAAGAAATCTGAAATATCTTCATATTTCAAGACTGTACTGTGCAGAACTCCCTGAAGTTATTTCAGATATTTGGAGCCTACAAGTTCTGCACATAACATCTAATTACCTTGTGAAGTTGCCTAAATACATTGGTAAGCTACAGAAGTTAAGAATGCTGAACCTATGGCGGTGTACGCAACTAAAATGTTTGCCGGATTCTATTGGTGACTGTCAAATGATTTCAAGCATCGATCTTTGCAATTGCTCAGAGTTTACGTTGCTGCCAAACTCTATCGGCAGAAACAAAAAACTAAGAGTATTGAGACTAGGTAAAACCAAAATTGAGAGGCTACCATCCACTGTCACAACACTCAGAAATCTGGAGTATTTGGACCTTCACAATTGTAGTGAGGTGGTAGAGTTGCCTGAAGGCATCGGGAACTTGGATAATCTTCAAGTGTTGAATATATCAGCTTGCGAAAAATTGGGTCCCATGCCTATAGGCATTGGACACCTCAGTCGACTGCAAAAGTTGAGCTTATTTGTTGTAGGACAAGATGAAAAATCTGCACCGCTTTCTGAGCTTGAAAAGGTAGGTAGGAATAGTGACCATCTAACTATCAGAGGTATTGCACGTGTGATGGACCCGGATGATGCGCACATGGCATgcttgaaagaaaagaaaaacttaCATTTCCTGAAGCTAGATTGGGGAAGATATGACGAAGGCCATGTAAACGTAAACCCTGAAATTGAGGAGGCTGTACTTGATGGTTTGCAACCTCCATCAGGGTTGAAAGAGCTAAAAATTGATGGGTATTCAGGTAGGCGATATGCGCGGTGGATGCTGAATCAAGTTGGTGGTGGAGTACAAGGGCTTCCATACTTCCCATTTCTGAGGGTGATGAAGCTATATAATTTCCCAAACTTGAAACATCTACATGGACTTGTGGAGATGACGGGTTTGGAGGAGCTTGAGCTGCAAGAGATGCCATCCCTTCAGAGCATAACCGGAGGGCCATTTCCTTCCCTGGTGAAGTTAGTATTGAATAAACTGGCTAGTCTGGGAGAGGTGTGGATGGTAGCAGAAAGGACCGTGCCTACAGGAGAAGAGGGAGAAGGCTGCAGCAATTGCTCTACTCACTTGGGACAAGTTCGAGTTGGTACTTGCATCTCGCATTTGGATATACATGATTGTCCAAACTTAAAGGTCAAACCGTACCTGCCTTTGTCGCTGCAGCGCTTGTGGCTGTTACGGAGAAGCGAGCAGTTGCTGGAGTCACCAGACCAATGCCAGGGGTCCTCTTCGTCCTCACCCTTCAGCTTTAGCCACCTGAAGAAACTCGAGCTATGGGGGATGACAGGTTTAGGACCTGGACGTGGGTGGAAGCTGCTGCAACACATGACGGCGGTCGAGTCATTGGAGATTTGCCACTCTGGCGCGCTGGCCGAGCTGCCGGAGAGCCTGCGGAGCCTCGCGTCCATCGAGTCTCTGCTTCTGTGCTCATGCTCTGCCATCCGCATGCTGCCCGAGTGGTTAGGGGAGCTCCGGTCTCTGCAAAAGTTGACCATCGAGAGCTGCGATCGACTGAGCACCCTTCCTGAATCAATGGGTCGCCTCGCGTCCCTCCGAGTGCTCAAGATAGGATGGTGCGATGAGCTTCAGGAATTGCCCGAATGCCTGGGAGAGCTCTGCTCTCTAAGCAAGCTCGACATTAGTAAGCTGCCAAGGCTCACCTGCCTTCCAGAATCCCTGTGCGACCTGACCTCCCTTGAAGAGCTGAAGATCTGGAGCTGCAAGGGCATCAGATCCTTGCCGCAGGGGATAAAAGGCCTCGCGTCTCTGCAGAGATTGTGGATCTCTGACTGCAGAGATCTGGAGCGCCGGTGCAGGAGAGAATATGGTGGGGAGGACTGGCACCTCATCTCCCACATCCCTCATCTTGACATTTGGTAA
- the LOC120644788 gene encoding probable galacturonosyltransferase 4, with protein MRAAVALRALLIATACGLVFALLNLPLPDGRAGSTPPGGERGAGGGGGPRLSVVEQGLIREARRLNTVAEERDGQSDESAAEEDERISKSPPDTKEKIWMMQDQLIMAKAYLHFASPQGSAHLVRELKLRIKEIERAISHSSGGSHIPGSALQKMKAMEQTLSKAQRTYPRCSQMTSKLRAMTHNSEELVRAHQSESSFLEQVAVRTLPKGHHCLAMRLTTEYFSLDPKEREFPKRDSRQLDGYYHYAIFSDNVLASAVVVNSTITASKDPGRIMLHIVTDALNYPAMMMWFLTNPPTPAAIEVESLDDFKWLPGDFSSRFKLKGVRDPRYTSALNHLRFYLPEVFPSLSKVLLLDHDVVVQKDLSELWGIDMKGKVIGAVETCTSGEGYHRLDSLVDFSNPTIVNKFDAKACIFAFGMNIFDLNEWRKQGLTATYHKWFQVGKRLRLWKAGSQPLGQLVFYNQTLPLNRRWHVLGLGHDFSIGRDELESAYVIHYSGKFKPWLEISIPKYRDNWNRHLNYDNAYLQQCNIHG; from the exons ATGAGGGCGGCCGTCGCGCTGCGGGCGCTGCTGATCGCGACCGCCTGCGGCCTCGTCttcgcgctgctcaacctccccCTCCCCGACGGCCGCGCCGGCTCCACGCCCCCCG GTGGGGAGCGCGGCGCGGGTGGGggaggcgggccccgcctgtcggtgGTGGAGCAG GGGCTGATCCGGGAGGCCAGGAGGCTCAACACTGTCGCCGAAGAG AGAGATGGGCAAAGCGATGAAAGTGCTGCTGAAGAAGATGAAAGAATATCAAAATCTCCCCCGGACACTAAAGAGAAGATATGGATGATGCAAGATCAGCTAATTATGGCCAAGGCGTACTTGCATTTCGCTTCTCCCCAAGGCAGTGCACATTTAGTTCGAGAGCTGAAGTTGAGGATAAAAGAGATCGAGAGGGCAATAAGCCACTCAAGTGGAGGTTCCCATATACCTGGGAG TGCATTGCAGAAAATGAAGGCCATGGAACAGACCCTTTCCAAGGCTCAGAGGACCTACCCACGCTGCTCTCAGATGACATCAAAGCTACGTGCAATGACACACAACAGTGAAGAATTAGTAAGAGCACACCAAAGTGAATCTTCATTCCTTGAGCAGGTTGCTGTGAGGACATTACCCAAAGGCCATCACTGCCTAGCAATGCGACTTACCACAGAGTACTTTTCGTTAGATCCTAAGGAACGTGAATTCCCTAAAAGAGACAGCAGGCAGTTAGATGGCTATTATCATTATGCGATATTCTCAGACAATGTACTTGCAAGCGCTGTGGTTGTCAACTCTACAATTACTGCATCAAAG GATCCTGGAAGGATAATGTTACATATTGTAACTGATGCATTGAATTATCCTGCAATGATGATGTGGTTTCTGACAAACCCACCAACTCCAGCAGCAATAGAAGTTGAAAGCCtggatgatttcaaatggttgCCTGGTGATTTCAGTTCTAGATTTAAGCTTAAGGGTGTTCGAGATCCAAGATACACTTCTGCACTTAACCACTTGCGTTTTTATTTGCCGGAAGTGTTTCCCTCTTTGAGCAAGGTTCTACTCTTGGACCATGATGTGGTAGTCCAGAAAGACTTAAGTGAATTATGGGGCATAGATATGAAGGGTAAAGTAATTGGTGCTGTTGAAACATGCACTTCAGGTGAAGGTTACCATCGATTGGATAGCcttgttgatttttctaatcCAACTATTGTCAACAAATTTGATGCCAAGGCTTGTATCTTTGCTTTTGGGATGAACATATTTGACCTGAATGAATGGCGCAAGCAGGGTTTAACTGCAACTTATCATAAATGGTTTCAAGTG GGCAAAAGGCTGAGGTTATGGAAGGCAGGAAGCCAGCCACTGGGCCAACTCGTCTTCTACAACCAAACACTGCCTCTCAACCGCCGATGGCATGTTCTCGGGCTTGGCCATGATTTTAGCATTGGAAGAGACGAACTTGAGAGCGCCTATGTCATCCACTACAGCGGGAAATTCAAACCCTGGCTGGAAATCTCCATCCCAAAGTACAGAGACAACTGGAATAGACACCTTAACTACGATAATGCATACTTGCAGCAGTGTAACATCCACGGATAG
- the LOC120645786 gene encoding wall-associated receptor kinase 2-like, with amino-acid sequence MHEFITRFRLLATTRWWLLVAAASSLAAAAASGSSDPIGLANCPASCGDVRVPYPFGIGREECHLKGFGLTCNTSYSPPRLFLGNGTLEVVAISLANATMRVLGPQGVTDMSGSVWNGYGTNGTWGGPGWGLRDDAPYILSDEHNELVLIGCHLYVELLVAGGGDDDELVINSCVSTCSRKLLVPDDKCFERETNGSRRRCTGIGCCQVPIPIGRIAYDWRLRTIHKPELETYELYSLFIAEVGWYQPYGDEPEEYAEMPAVLKWAVTSDVVPFNESRDGDATCPTDLGTTTCHSRNSTCTNLYSLFRPFGIYNDSYTCRCWEGYQGNPYLPDDGCQDIDECALPNKCYGHCTNIPGSYICECPQGSRGNASIPNGCVVYLSQASHRLSIGLGVGSFALLLLLFLGTTLLMHKLTARKKKWQRQRFFNQNRGQLLQQLVAHRTDIAERMIITLEELEKATNNFDKSRELGSGGHGTVYKGILTSQHVVAIKKSKIVIQREIDHFINEVAILSQINNRNIVKLFGCCLETEVPLLVYEFISNGTLSSHLHIEEPMSISWKDRLRIAVEIAKAIAYLHSLVSMPIIHRDIKSPNILLDENLNVKLSDFGASRYVPIDQTGVDTTVQGTYGYLDPMYYSTGHLTEKSDVYSFGVVLIELLTKKKPVSYRSSQGIGLVSHFVTLLSEGNLTHILDPQVTREGDGEVVDIALLAAICVKFTSTDRPTMRQVEMTLEGIHSAKDFDSSGETDDEEDFIRVNDPSFGVTDMEAMSLDII; translated from the exons ATGCACGAGTTCATCACACGATTCAGATTATTGGCTACGACACGGTGGTGGCTACTGGTCGCCGCAGCATCGTCGTTGGCAGCGGCGGCTGCCTCCGGATCGTCGGACCCGATCGGCCTGGCCAACTGCCCGGCGAGCTGCGGGGACGTGCGCGTGCCGTACCCGTTCGGCATCGGCCGCGAGGAGTGCCACCTCAAGGGGTTCGGCCTCACCTGCAACACCAGCtactcgccgccgcggctgttCCTCGGCAACGGCACCCTCGAGGTCGTGGCCATCTCCCTCGCCAACGCCACCATGCGCGTCCTCGGCCCGCAGGGGGTCACCGACATGTCGGGGTCCGTGTGGAACGGCTACGGCACCAACGGCACCTGGGGCGGCCCCGGGTGGGGTCTCCGGGACGACGCGCCCTACATCCTGTCGGACGAGCACAACGAGCTCGTCCTCATCGGGTGCCACCTCTACGTGGAactgctcgtcgccggcgggggcgacgacgacgagctggTGATCAACAGCTGCGTCTCGACCTGCTCCCGTAAGTTGCTGGTCCCGGACGACAAGTGCTTCGAGCGGGAGACGAACGGCAGCCGCCGCAGGTGCACCGGCATCGGCTGCTGCCAGGTGCCCATCCCCATCGGGCGCATTGCGTACGACTGGCGGCTGAGGACCATCCACAAGCCTGAACTGGAGACGTACGAGCTCTACTCTCTCTTCATCGCTGAGGTAGGCTGGTACCAGCCCTACGGCGATGAACCCGAGGAATACGCGGAGATGCCGGCCGTCCTGAAATGGGCGGTCACGTCCGACGTGGTGCCCTTCAACGAGAGCCGCGACGGGGACGCGACGTGCCCCACAGACCTAGGCACCACCACATGCCACAGCCGCAACAGCACATGCACCAACCTCTACAGCCTGTTCCGCCCCTTCGGCATATACAACGACAGTTACACCTGCCGATGCTGGGAAGGCTACCAAGGAAACCCTTACCTTCCCGACGACGGGTGCCAAG ACATTGATGAGTGCGCGCTTCCAAATAAGTGCTATGGCCATTGCACGAATATACCCGGAAGCTATATATGTGAATGTCCGCAAGGAAGCCGCGGCAATGCAAGCATTCCAAATGGCTGCGTCGTTTATCTTTCGCAAGCATCACATC GTTTAAGCATTGGCCTAGGAGTTGGAAGTTTTGCACTGCTCCTCCTCCTATTCCTTGGAACCACACTTCTAATGCATAAGCTCACAGCGCGGAAGAAGAAATGGCAGAGACAAAGATTCTTCAATCAAAATCGTGGGCAACTGCTACAACAATTAGTTGCTCACAGGACGGACATAGCTGAAAGAATGATTATTACTTTGGAAGAGTTGGAGAAAGCCACTAACAACTTTGACAAATCTCGTGAGCTTGGGAGTGGAGGGCATGGTACAGTCTACAAGGGCATTTTAACAAGTCAACACGTCGTGGCAATTAAAAAATCAAAGATAGTGATACAAAGAGAGATTGACCATTTCATAAATGAGGTTGCTATCCTTTCTCAGATAAACAATAGAAATATAGTGAAGCTTTTCGGATGTTGTCTTGAAACAGAGGTTCCTCTACTTGTTTATGAGTTCATTTCCAATGGTACACTTTCCAGTCATCTTCATATTGAAGAACCAATGTCAATATCGTGGAAAGATAGATTGAGGATCGCAGTTGAAATCGCCAAGGCTATCGCATATCTTCACTCACTCGTTTCAATGCCAATAATCCATAGAGATATCAAGTCTCCTAATATACTTTTAGATGAGAATTTAAATGTGAAATTGTCAGATTTTGGAGCTTCAAGGTATgttccaattgatcaaacaggAGTGGATACTACCGTCCAAGGAACATATGGGTACTTGGACCCTATGTATTATAGCACTGGACACCTCACTGAGAAGAGTGATGTCTATAGCTTTGGTGTGGTTCTTATTGAGTTGCTTACCAAAAAGAAGCCTGTGTCATATAGATCATCTCAAGGTATTGGTCTTGTAAGTCATTTTGTTACTCTACTCTCAGAAGGAAACTTAACTCATATATTAGATCCACAAGTCACACGAGAGGGAGATGGAGAAGTTGTTGATATTGCTTTATTAGCAGCAATATGCGTGAAGTTCACAAGTACAGACCGACCAACAATGAGACAGGTCGAGATGACTCTTGAAGGAATCCATTCAGCAAAGGATTTTGATTCCAGTGGAGAGACAGATGATGAGGAAGATTTTATTCGGGTGAATGATCCATCTTTTGGAGTTACAGATATGGAAGCTATGAGCTTGGATATTATATAG